A stretch of the Conger conger chromosome 3, fConCon1.1, whole genome shotgun sequence genome encodes the following:
- the ndufa10 gene encoding NADH dehydrogenase [ubiquinone] 1 alpha subcomplex subunit 10, mitochondrial isoform X2, with protein MRTKGPYCAGFRRREEGEFRGQIGAARIHSGVPSNLQYGWLAYMLGERTTPRFSKNSKIITVDGNLASGKGALAEKLADSLGMLYLSEPDVNYVNRMTGEKELLDTRFNGNCSLEKFYADPMSPDGNSYRLQSWMYHVRTLHYADAFEHLLTTGQGVIMERSPYSDMVFLEAMTKQGYIRKQCVAHYNELKDISICEFLPPHLVIYVDVPAEDVHKKLLQTGKDIPLAYLKSIEESYKKSFLPKMTDHCEILAYDTVQAQDIEKVVEDIEYLKFEKGPWPLQDDVSFHHLRMLVEDKQRVASLTCTADFLPEVTIGAHEYDETYHAYKSLPGKRYAPGYNVDVGDKNIWLK; from the exons ATGAGAACGAAAGGACCTTATTGCGCAGGATTCCGTCGTCGGGAGGAGGGCGAATTTCGGGGTCAGATTGGAGCA GCCAGGATCCACTCTGGTGTCCCCAGCAACCTGCAGTATGGGTGGTTGGCTTACATGCTGGGCGAGAGGACCACCCCAAGGTTCAGCAAAAACAGCAAGATCATCACCGTCGATGGCAATTTGGCTTCAGGGAAAGGGGCTCTAGCGGAAAAGCTGGCGGACTCCCTGG GGATGCTGTACCTATCTGAGCCCGACGTTAACTACGTGAACAGAATGACAGGAGAGAAAGAGCTGCTCGACACGCGCTTCAATGGGAACTGCAGCCTGGAGAAGTTCTACGCTGACCCCATGTCCCCTGATGGGAACTCTTACCGGCTGCAGTCCTGGATGTACCACGTCCGGACCCTGCACTACGCGGATGCCTTCGAGCACTTGCTCACCACAG GTCAAGGAGTGATCATGGAGCGATCcccatacagtgacatggtttTCCTGGAGGCGATGACCAAACAAGGCTACATCCGAAAGCAGT GTGTGGCGCACTACAACGAGCTCAAAGACATCAGTATCTGCGAGTTCCTGCCCCCTCACCTGGTCATCTATGTGGATGTCCCGGCTGAGGACGTGCACAAGAAACTGTTGCAGACGGGCAAG GACATCCCTTTGGCCTATCTGAAGAGCATTGAGGAGTCCTACAAGAAGAGCTTCCTGCCCAAAATGAC TGACCACTGCGAGATACTGGCCTATGACACGGTTCAAGCACAGGATATTGAAAAG GTAGTGGAAGACATAGAGTACCTCAAGTTTGAAAAGGGGCCGTGGCCACTGCAAGACGACGTCTCCTTCCACCACTTGCGAATGCT GGTTGAAGACAAGCAAAGGGTTGCTAGCCTCACGTGCACCGCTGATTTCCTGCCTGAAGTGACAATCGGGGCTCACGAATATGACGAGACCTACCACGCCTACAAGTCG CTTCCGGGTAAGCGGTATGCCCCCGGGTACAACGTGGACGTCGGGGACAAGAACATCTGGCTGAAGTGA
- the ndufa10 gene encoding NADH dehydrogenase [ubiquinone] 1 alpha subcomplex subunit 10, mitochondrial isoform X1, protein MALRFTRLLIPPGISGFRAGSTVLTARIHSGVPSNLQYGWLAYMLGERTTPRFSKNSKIITVDGNLASGKGALAEKLADSLGMLYLSEPDVNYVNRMTGEKELLDTRFNGNCSLEKFYADPMSPDGNSYRLQSWMYHVRTLHYADAFEHLLTTGQGVIMERSPYSDMVFLEAMTKQGYIRKQCVAHYNELKDISICEFLPPHLVIYVDVPAEDVHKKLLQTGKDIPLAYLKSIEESYKKSFLPKMTDHCEILAYDTVQAQDIEKVVEDIEYLKFEKGPWPLQDDVSFHHLRMLVEDKQRVASLTCTADFLPEVTIGAHEYDETYHAYKSLPGKRYAPGYNVDVGDKNIWLK, encoded by the exons ATGGCTCTACGGTTTACTCGGTTATTAATCCCTCCGGGTATATCCGGCTTTAGAGCAGGATCTACGGTGCTCACG GCCAGGATCCACTCTGGTGTCCCCAGCAACCTGCAGTATGGGTGGTTGGCTTACATGCTGGGCGAGAGGACCACCCCAAGGTTCAGCAAAAACAGCAAGATCATCACCGTCGATGGCAATTTGGCTTCAGGGAAAGGGGCTCTAGCGGAAAAGCTGGCGGACTCCCTGG GGATGCTGTACCTATCTGAGCCCGACGTTAACTACGTGAACAGAATGACAGGAGAGAAAGAGCTGCTCGACACGCGCTTCAATGGGAACTGCAGCCTGGAGAAGTTCTACGCTGACCCCATGTCCCCTGATGGGAACTCTTACCGGCTGCAGTCCTGGATGTACCACGTCCGGACCCTGCACTACGCGGATGCCTTCGAGCACTTGCTCACCACAG GTCAAGGAGTGATCATGGAGCGATCcccatacagtgacatggtttTCCTGGAGGCGATGACCAAACAAGGCTACATCCGAAAGCAGT GTGTGGCGCACTACAACGAGCTCAAAGACATCAGTATCTGCGAGTTCCTGCCCCCTCACCTGGTCATCTATGTGGATGTCCCGGCTGAGGACGTGCACAAGAAACTGTTGCAGACGGGCAAG GACATCCCTTTGGCCTATCTGAAGAGCATTGAGGAGTCCTACAAGAAGAGCTTCCTGCCCAAAATGAC TGACCACTGCGAGATACTGGCCTATGACACGGTTCAAGCACAGGATATTGAAAAG GTAGTGGAAGACATAGAGTACCTCAAGTTTGAAAAGGGGCCGTGGCCACTGCAAGACGACGTCTCCTTCCACCACTTGCGAATGCT GGTTGAAGACAAGCAAAGGGTTGCTAGCCTCACGTGCACCGCTGATTTCCTGCCTGAAGTGACAATCGGGGCTCACGAATATGACGAGACCTACCACGCCTACAAGTCG CTTCCGGGTAAGCGGTATGCCCCCGGGTACAACGTGGACGTCGGGGACAAGAACATCTGGCTGAAGTGA